The following proteins are co-located in the Acropora palmata chromosome 11, jaAcrPala1.3, whole genome shotgun sequence genome:
- the LOC141896434 gene encoding uncharacterized protein LOC141896434, with protein TLPTTCGLSHCASVCTPVFGIPQTCQLSVLGLILQDNGRFDCHVHVKLIKANKCLFILRSLRKEGYSQAELDHLFSSIVLPSITYGLPVYGASEAELTTMQCFLDRCYKRKYTSKSFSIKHLLEEQDRKVFRMVSGIDRHPLRGLLPKKKASTYNLRNRTSQYPKVNTDRFKNSYINRLIFKYNLAM; from the coding sequence ACTCTTCCCACAACTTGCGGTCTATCACATTGCGCGTCTGTGTGTACGCCAGTTTTCGGCATTCCACAAACTTGTCAACTTTCTGTCCTTGGGTTAATATTACAGGATAATGGCCGATTTGATTGTCATGTGCATGTTAAGTTGATTAAGGCAAATAAGTGCTTGTTTATATTAAGATCCTTACGTAAGGAAGGTTATTCTCAGGCGGAGTTAGATCACTTGTTTTCAAGTATTGTGCTTCCTAGCATCACTTATGGGTTGCCGGTATATGGTGCTTCTGAGGCGGAGTTGACAACAATGCAGTGTTTTCTAGATAGATGTTACAAACGTAAATATACATCTAAATCTTTTTCTATCAAGCACCTTCTGGAAGAGCAGGATAGAAAAGTATTTCGTATGGTATCTGGCATAGACCGACACCCTCTAAGGGGATTATTACCCAAGAAGAAAGCATCAACCTACAATTTAAGGAATCGAACAAGTCAGTATCCGAAAGTTAATACAGATAGATTCAAGAACTCTTACATTAATCGTctaatttttaaatacaatttagCTATGTAA
- the LOC141897273 gene encoding TNF receptor-associated factor 6-like isoform X2, translating into MSFFGIFHRFTNTIATKKTFSSLLNVTDLPKVSSMGISQELFVGKISTEFICSHCHDVFLEPTVLTCLHLLCSKCCKKRLKHRAPTCPICKKSLSESNEKVNKYWKERYESLKINCPKGCENVLMLGDLHKHYIHECELTVSLCVNLGCSRKIRRRDMPFHLKQCDFRIVCCEGCGFRTKYVNLRLHQVVQKWLRANNRRMIVQNRREMRERLKEHRSKLQEESFEIEIEERDFDRAKMWSAITRNSRSRSVTPNRFGGCRASDPSDGRGFNRFVQTAPPRSLAKAVQGTVATQCKLCAFCNKLFTENCNHSEACIRHKGFVSIH; encoded by the exons ATgtccttctttggtatctttcatcgtttcacaaacactatagcaaccaaaaaaaccttttcgagcctccttaatgTTACTGATCTACCGAAGGTGAGTAGCATGGGAATCAGTCAAGAACTTTTCGTTGGGAAAATATCTACCGAATTTATTTGCTCTCACTGTCACGACGTTTTTCTGGAACCGACCGTTTTGACGTGTCTGCACTTGCTTTGTTCTAAATGCTGCAAGAAAAGATTGAAACACAGAGCACCAACATGTCCTATCTGCAAGAAAAGTCTCTCTGAAAGCAACGAGAAAGTCAATAAGTACTGGAAGGAACGATACGAAAGCTTGAAAATTAACTGCCCTAAAGGGTGCGAAAACGTTTTGATGCTAGGTGACCTTCATAAACACTATATTCATGAATGCGAACTTACAGTCAGCCTTTGCGTGAACTTGGGTTGCAGCAGGAAAATTAGGCGAAGAGATATGCCCTTCCACCTCAAACAGTGCGACTTTCGTATTGTTTGTTGCGAAGGATGTGGCTTTAGAACCAAATACGTCAATTTGAGATTGCATCAAGTCGTCCAAAAATGGCTGCGAGCAAATAACCGCCGCATGATCGTACAGAATCGCAGGGAAATGAGAGAGCGCCTCAAAGAGCAtcgatcaaaattgcaagaagAGAGCTTTGAAATCGAGATTGAGGAAAGAGATTTTGATCGTGCGAAAATGTGGAGTGCAATTACGAGGAATAGCCGTTCAAGGTCAGTTACACCCAATCGTTTTGGAGGATGTCGTGCATCTGATCCTTCAGATGGGAGAGGCTTCAACAGGTTTGTTCAAACCGCGCCTCCACGTTCTCTGGCTAAGGCAGTTCAAGGCACTGTGGCAACACAATGCAAATTATGTGCTTTCTGCAATAAGCTCTTTACAGAAAACTGCAACCACAGTGAAGCTTGCATCAGGCACAAAGGG TTTGTAAGTATCCACTAG
- the LOC141897273 gene encoding TNF receptor-associated factor 6-like isoform X1 — MSFFGIFHRFTNTIATKKTFSSLLNVTDLPKVSSMGISQELFVGKISTEFICSHCHDVFLEPTVLTCLHLLCSKCCKKRLKHRAPTCPICKKSLSESNEKVNKYWKERYESLKINCPKGCENVLMLGDLHKHYIHECELTVSLCVNLGCSRKIRRRDMPFHLKQCDFRIVCCEGCGFRTKYVNLRLHQVVQKWLRANNRRMIVQNRREMRERLKEHRSKLQEESFEIEIEERDFDRAKMWSAITRNSRSRSVTPNRFGGCRASDPSDGRGFNRFVQTAPPRSLAKAVQGTVATQCKLCAFCNKLFTENCNHSEACIRHKGPVRTNYNNNNDNNDNN; from the exons ATgtccttctttggtatctttcatcgtttcacaaacactatagcaaccaaaaaaaccttttcgagcctccttaatgTTACTGATCTACCGAAGGTGAGTAGCATGGGAATCAGTCAAGAACTTTTCGTTGGGAAAATATCTACCGAATTTATTTGCTCTCACTGTCACGACGTTTTTCTGGAACCGACCGTTTTGACGTGTCTGCACTTGCTTTGTTCTAAATGCTGCAAGAAAAGATTGAAACACAGAGCACCAACATGTCCTATCTGCAAGAAAAGTCTCTCTGAAAGCAACGAGAAAGTCAATAAGTACTGGAAGGAACGATACGAAAGCTTGAAAATTAACTGCCCTAAAGGGTGCGAAAACGTTTTGATGCTAGGTGACCTTCATAAACACTATATTCATGAATGCGAACTTACAGTCAGCCTTTGCGTGAACTTGGGTTGCAGCAGGAAAATTAGGCGAAGAGATATGCCCTTCCACCTCAAACAGTGCGACTTTCGTATTGTTTGTTGCGAAGGATGTGGCTTTAGAACCAAATACGTCAATTTGAGATTGCATCAAGTCGTCCAAAAATGGCTGCGAGCAAATAACCGCCGCATGATCGTACAGAATCGCAGGGAAATGAGAGAGCGCCTCAAAGAGCAtcgatcaaaattgcaagaagAGAGCTTTGAAATCGAGATTGAGGAAAGAGATTTTGATCGTGCGAAAATGTGGAGTGCAATTACGAGGAATAGCCGTTCAAGGTCAGTTACACCCAATCGTTTTGGAGGATGTCGTGCATCTGATCCTTCAGATGGGAGAGGCTTCAACAGGTTTGTTCAAACCGCGCCTCCACGTTCTCTGGCTAAGGCAGTTCAAGGCACTGTGGCAACACAATGCAAATTATGTGCTTTCTGCAATAAGCTCTTTACAGAAAACTGCAACCACAGTGAAGCTTGCATCAGGCACAAAGGG CCGGTGAGaacaaattataataataataatgataataatgataataattaa